A window of Xyrauchen texanus isolate HMW12.3.18 chromosome 10, RBS_HiC_50CHRs, whole genome shotgun sequence contains these coding sequences:
- the LOC127650031 gene encoding zinc finger and BTB domain-containing protein 10-like, translating to MSGERNRRSLAFRGGGLAVTGASAVGGGSNGNSREAPACQERHLNGDKPDQEDDRDLGAKGPSLGIVEGGGSVSDSTEPEEDEDPEEGNLFNDKDALKNVMVKTERSDGACRWATGNGVKREDGSTGVDEEAGARKPLVEMRPQTQLLKHSLFQASWLQEFPWLKFCQETGLMSCSWCHNIATSNSDDFVKGSRNYKRALLLRHHLSSEHGRNDPTKQEMERPEDVESLEVEDYRSKPNENSYCYQLLQELDKQRKSGILCDVNIVVSGQVFRAHKNILVAGSGYFKTLYCLTKSESCDQTTITHLDVAAVQGFSVILDFLYSGNLLLTSQNAIEVMSVASYLQMTEVVQSCRTFIKDALNISIKQEAPDSVVVDYNKRRTVAKDCQGADKKPSNFWATSILSKLSFKASGQVKDEPSDIEVSGGEGCALGSSGWGGENSSESTETEPQGPGTVFVWNEPNHGAGANVKMEVRPEPGSGRRKKQAVRRFVYNIPPEPEEGFDEGMFIQPSASYTREDYSYFSENAGEASENALNKLKCPHCNYIAKHRRTLKRHLIIHSGVRSFSCDICGKLFTRREHVKRHSLVHKKDKKYKCMVCKKIFMLAASVGIRHGSRRYGVCMDCADSHQGTQEGLEGMQDLEFARDEDFEEPGDGDEDMEAEGEEHNEIDQSNCEGDTGGTPKED from the exons atgtccGGAGAGCGAAACCGCAGGTCGCTGGCTTTCCGAGGTGGTGGATTAGCCGTCACGGGTGCTAGTGCAGTCGGAGGTGGCAGCAACGGGAACAGCAGGGAGGCCCCGGCCTGTCAAGAGCGACATTTGAACGGGGACAAGCCGGATCAAGAGGACGATAGGGATTTGGGGGCGAAAGGACCATCGTTGGGGATAGTCGAGGGTGGGGGGTCCGTGAGCGACAGCACGGAGCCGGAGGAGGACGAGGACCCGGAAGAGGGCAATTTATTTAACGATAAAGACGCTTTAAAGAACGTCATGGTTAAAACCGAGCGCTCCGATGGTGCTTGTAGGTGGGCGACGGGCAACGGCGTGAAGCGGGAGGATGGTAGCACGGGAGTGGACGAGGAAGCGGGTGCCAGGAAGCCCTTGGTGGAGATGAGACCGCAGACGCAGTTGCTGAAACACTCGCTCTTCCAAGCCTCCTGGTTGCAGGAGTTTCCCTGGCTAAAATTTTGCCAGGAGACGGGGCTGATGTCTTGCTCTTGGTGCCATAACATCGCCACGAGCAACAGCGACGATTTTGTGAAAGGCAGTCGGAATTACAAGCGGGCCTTGCTGCTGAGACATCACCTGTCCTCGGAGCACGGCAGGAATGACCCGACCAAACAG GAGATGGAAAGGCCAGAGGATGTGGAGAGCCTGGAGGTGGAGGACTACAGGAGCAAGCCCAATGAGAACTCCTACTGCTATCAGCTTCTGCAAGAGCTGGACAAGCAGCGCAAGAGCGGAATACTCTGTGACGTCAACATCGTGGTGAGTGGCCAGGTGTTCAGGGCGCACAAGAACATCCTGGTTGCCGGGAGCGGCTACTTCAAGACCCTCTACTGCCTGACGAAGAGTGAGAGCTGTGACCAAACTACAATCACGCACCTGGACGTGGCGGCTGTGCAGGGCTTCTCTGTCATCCTGGACTTCCTTTACTCTGGCAACCTCTTGCTTACCAGCCAGAATGCTATTGAGGTAATGTCCGTTGCGAGTTACCTCCAGATGACCGAGGTGGTCCAGTCCTGTCGCACCTTCATCAAAGATGCCCTTAACATCAGCATCAAGCAGGAGGCCCCTGACTCTGTGGTGGTAGACTACAACAAACGGCGGACAGTGGCAAAAGACTGCCAGGGTGCGGACAAGAAGCCCAGCAACTTTTGGGCCACCAGCATCCTGTCTAAGCTGTCCTTCAAGGCCAGTGGGCAAGTCAAGGATGAACCGAGCGATATAGAGGTGTCTGGAGGAGAAGGCTGCGCGTTAGGGAGCTCTGGCTGGGGAGGGGAGAACTCCTCAGAGTCCACAGAGACAGAGCCACAGGGCCCGGGGACGGTGTTCGTCTGGAACGAGCCGAATCATGGTGCTGGGGCCAATGTCAAAATGGAGGTGCGTCCAGAACCAGGTAGCGGAAGGCGTAAAAAGCAGGCTGTAAGGCGCTTTGTGTACAACATCCCGCCAGAGCCGGAGGAGGGGTTTGACGAGGGCATGTTCATCCAACCATCTGCTTCATACACGAGAGAGGACTACTCATACTTCTCAGAAAATGCTG GTGAAGCATCTGAAAATGCTCTAAATAAGCTCAAGTGTCCCCACTGTAACTACATTGCCAAGCACCGACGAACACTAAAGAGACACCTTATCATCCACTCAGGCGTGCGTTCCTTCAGCTGCGACATCTGCGGGAAGCTGTTCACTCGCAGAGAGCACGTCAAGAGACATTCCCTG GTGCACAAAAAGGATAAGAAATACAAGTGTATGGTGTGTAAGAAGATCTTCATGCTGGCAGCCAGCGTGGGCATACGGCACGGCTCTCGGCGCTACGGCGTGTGCATGGATTGCGCCGACTCCCACCAGGGCACGCAAGAGGGTCTGGAGGGCATGCAGGACCTGGAGTTTGCCCGCGATGAAGACTTCGAGGAACCCGGAGATGGAGACGAGGACATGGAGGCAGAAGGGGAGGAGCACAATGAGATTGACCAATCCAACTGCGAGGGTGACACAGGTGGCACCCCCAAGGAGGACTAA